A single genomic interval of Bacillus sp. es.036 harbors:
- a CDS encoding sterol desaturase family protein → MKQLYRDFIFHPDILLMFAVFLIVLGFLLTMTLSPIVLLFILIGIVTYMFSEYLTHRFLFHIKTPQNPYLLKLIKRLHYDHHKVPNDLKLLFLPIWYSFPNLFLLCLIFYWISGSLLLTLAFSTGLLAMFFFYEWKHYIAHRPFKPRTKFGQWLKKTHILHHYKNENYWYGVSTPFVDVLFGTLKKEKDVQMSQTAKDLEQRKYTSL, encoded by the coding sequence GTGAAACAGTTGTATCGTGACTTCATCTTTCATCCTGATATCTTACTCATGTTTGCTGTGTTTCTGATCGTTCTTGGCTTTCTACTGACGATGACGCTCTCTCCAATTGTCCTACTCTTCATTCTTATTGGAATTGTGACTTACATGTTTAGCGAGTACCTCACCCACCGCTTTTTATTTCACATTAAAACACCTCAGAACCCCTATCTATTAAAGTTGATTAAACGGTTGCACTATGACCATCATAAAGTACCGAATGATTTAAAGCTTTTATTTCTGCCGATTTGGTATAGCTTTCCAAACCTGTTTCTCCTCTGCTTGATTTTTTACTGGATTTCAGGATCTCTTCTTCTCACACTTGCGTTTAGTACAGGACTGCTCGCCATGTTCTTTTTTTATGAGTGGAAACACTATATTGCCCATCGCCCCTTTAAACCGAGAACAAAGTTCGGACAGTGGCTGAAAAAAACGCATATCCTGCATCATTATAAAAATGAAAACTATTGGTACGGGGTTTCCACACCATTTGTTGATGTTCTTTTCGGCACGTTAAAAAAGGAAAAAGATGTGCAGATGAGCCAAA